The proteins below are encoded in one region of Polypterus senegalus isolate Bchr_013 chromosome 2, ASM1683550v1, whole genome shotgun sequence:
- the LOC120524139 gene encoding olfactory receptor 10A4-like, protein MESLNGTEHAVKQFYLVGIPGLQDRQNLLCILFLLLYVAVMAGNLLMLYLVLLDQRLHTPMYFFLCHLSVLDVLLSTLILPKMMAVFLLEDRLISFAGCFLQMYLILASGSTENLIMIVMAYDRYVAIMKPLHYHLIINFKVCIVLATVAWALGYTAPLLHVLDAMSLPYCGPNIVQYCYCDFSSVAILACADVTDVFKKANVAAMCVVNIPLALILGSYFIIILHIYSRSTEDCKKAFSTCASHLFIVFVYYFSADLLYITSVTGSMSADNRVIMGVLSYLLTPLLNPIVYSLRNKQIKQAAEKYLTFSCGSKPI, encoded by the coding sequence ATGGAATCCCTCAACGGGACAGAGCATGCAGTCAAACAATTCTATCTGGTGGGCATCCCGGGACTTCAGGACCGCCAGAATCTTCTGTGCATCCTGTTTCTGCTGCTCTACGTGGCTGTGATGGCTGGTAACCTCCTGATGCTGTACCTGGTGCTCCTGGACCagaggctccacactcccatgtACTTCTTCCTCTGTCACTTATCTGTCTTAGATGTCCTCCTGTCGACTCTCATCCTACCAAAGATGATGGCCGTCTTCTTGCTTGAGGACAGACTCATTTCTTTTGCCGGATGTTTCCTGCAGATGTATTTGATTCTGGCATCTGGAAGTACAGAAAACTTAATCATGATAGTCATGGCCTACGACCGATACGTTGCAATTATGAAGCCGCTTCACTACCATCTCATCATCAATTTTAAAGTCTGCATTGTGCTGGCCACTGTAGCCTGGGCCCTGGGGTACACGGCCCCTCTACTCCACGTCCTCGATGCCATGTCACTGCCATACTGCGGCCCCAATATCGTGCAGTACTGCTACTGCGACTTCTCTTCGGTGGCTATCCTGGCGTGTGCAGATGTCACCGATGTTTTCAAAAAGGCAAATGTTGCTGCCATGTGTGTTGTAAACATCCCCCTGGCGCTTATACTTGGATCCTATTTCATAATAATCCTACATATTTATTCCCGGAGTACGGAAGACTGCAAGAAAGCTTTTTCCACGTGCGCCTCCCATTTGTTCATTGTGTTCGTTTATTACTTCTCGGCTGATTTGCTGTATATAACGTCTGTGACTGGCAGCATGTCTGCCGATAACCGAGTCATAATGGGAGTGTTAAGTTACTTGCTGACGCCGCTATTGAACCCCATCGTTTACAGTCTGAGGAATAAGCAAATTAAGCAGGCCGCCGAGAAATATCTTACCTTCTCGTGTGGATCCAAACCTATTTAG